The following coding sequences are from one Candidatus Tanganyikabacteria bacterium window:
- a CDS encoding recombinase family protein, translating to MKAFGYVRVSTVEQAAEGVSLEAQAAKIAAYCAINELDLVGVVTDGGASGKPSVPT from the coding sequence ATGAAGGCTTTCGGCTACGTTCGGGTGTCCACCGTGGAGCAAGCCGCCGAGGGCGTGAGCCTGGAAGCCCAAGCCGCGAAGATCGCCGCCTATTGCGCGATCAATGAGCTTGATCTCGTCGGCGTGGTAACTGACGGCGGAGCCTCGGGGAAGCCCTCTGTGCCAACATAG
- a CDS encoding DUF559 domain-containing protein: MAFGTVVVEVDDPSHKEGTRPLRDIERDKVLTERGWFVRRLNHKFMKDEARVAQALGEIVGIVYFFGKYANDEPLDNWLHRYGAWVQNRLFVEERRTARGQNQAQAGGGGSAGP; encoded by the coding sequence CTGGCCTTCGGCACCGTCGTCGTCGAAGTTGACGATCCCTCCCATAAGGAAGGAACTCGTCCGCTCCGGGACATAGAGCGGGACAAGGTCCTCACGGAGCGGGGCTGGTTCGTGCGCCGCCTGAACCACAAATTCATGAAGGACGAGGCCAGGGTCGCCCAAGCGCTCGGGGAGATCGTCGGCATCGTGTACTTTTTCGGCAAGTATGCGAACGACGAGCCGCTCGATAACTGGCTTCACCGGTACGGGGCCTGGGTGCAGAACCGTCTGTTTGTGGAGGAACGACGGACCGCCAGGGGGCAGAACCAGGCGCAGGCGGGCGGTGGGGGAAGCGCCGGTCCCTAG
- a CDS encoding site-specific integrase, producing the protein MRPMKEKMNFTKVAIAALPPAKPGKRAWYRDEKVRGLYLMVTDKGAKSFYGVRWIAGQNKTEQMKLGPFPDLTVEMARKAAEDCNTRIAKGENPAAEKRDLKADPTFGELFDWWLERHVKPRRGDRYLGELQRQRKGHLSKLSNMKASLITRADVRALHERIGTEPQGKSGKPSPVMANRLLATIRAVYNKAIDHEKISVANPAEGIEAFHENERERRLLPGEISRFLEAVAVEEDADFRDFVLMALFTGIRRSQVMGMRWADVDIGGRTWTLGTTKNGRPQTVPLGDYEIEILSRRMQSVGHQPWVFPGPGKSGHIEDPRAGWDRIRARAGMPDLRLHDLRRTLGSFMADAGVQENVIGRTLNHLSPGATKIYTRLAIDPVRRGKEAGVRAMMEAAKNGSASTPNLSPAE; encoded by the coding sequence ATGCGACCCATGAAGGAGAAGATGAACTTCACCAAGGTCGCCATCGCGGCCCTGCCGCCTGCCAAGCCCGGCAAGCGGGCCTGGTACCGGGACGAGAAGGTCCGCGGGCTTTACCTCATGGTCACCGACAAGGGGGCCAAGTCGTTCTACGGCGTGCGATGGATCGCCGGCCAGAACAAGACCGAGCAGATGAAACTCGGTCCCTTCCCGGACTTGACCGTCGAGATGGCCCGCAAGGCGGCCGAGGACTGCAACACCCGCATCGCCAAGGGCGAGAATCCGGCGGCCGAGAAGCGGGACCTCAAGGCCGACCCCACGTTCGGCGAGCTGTTCGACTGGTGGCTGGAGCGGCATGTAAAGCCCCGGCGCGGCGATCGGTACCTGGGAGAGCTCCAGCGGCAGCGGAAGGGCCACCTGTCCAAGCTGTCCAACATGAAGGCGTCCCTGATCACCAGGGCCGACGTGCGGGCGCTCCATGAGCGGATCGGGACCGAGCCCCAGGGGAAGAGCGGGAAGCCTTCCCCGGTAATGGCCAATCGGCTGCTGGCCACGATCCGGGCGGTCTACAACAAGGCGATCGACCACGAGAAGATCTCGGTGGCCAACCCTGCCGAGGGGATCGAGGCCTTCCACGAGAATGAGCGCGAGCGCCGCCTCTTGCCCGGGGAGATCAGCCGCTTCCTGGAGGCGGTCGCGGTCGAGGAAGATGCGGACTTCCGCGACTTCGTGCTCATGGCGCTGTTCACCGGCATCCGGCGATCGCAGGTCATGGGCATGCGCTGGGCCGACGTCGACATCGGTGGCCGGACCTGGACGCTCGGCACTACGAAGAACGGCCGCCCGCAGACCGTCCCGCTGGGCGACTACGAGATTGAGATCCTGTCCAGGCGCATGCAGTCGGTGGGGCACCAGCCCTGGGTCTTCCCGGGGCCGGGTAAGTCCGGCCACATCGAGGATCCGCGGGCCGGCTGGGACCGCATCCGGGCCCGGGCGGGGATGCCGGACCTGCGTCTGCACGACCTCCGGCGCACGCTCGGGTCGTTCATGGCCGATGCCGGGGTCCAGGAGAACGTCATCGGCCGCACGCTCAACCACCTCAGCCCCGGTGCCACCAAGATCTACACCCGCCTCGCGATCGACCCGGTCCGCCGGGGCAAGGAGGCCGGCGTGAGGGCGATGATGGAGGCGGCGAAGAACGGT